Proteins from a genomic interval of Heteronotia binoei isolate CCM8104 ecotype False Entrance Well chromosome 7, APGP_CSIRO_Hbin_v1, whole genome shotgun sequence:
- the MAK gene encoding serine/threonine-protein kinase MAK isoform X2 produces MNRYTTMKQLGDGTYGSVLMGKSNETGELVAIKRMKRKFYSWDECMNLREVKSLKKLNHANVIKLKEVIRENDHLYFVFEYMKENLYQLMKDRNKLFPESVIRNIMYQILQGLAFIHKHGFFHRDMKPENLLCMGPELVKIADFGLARELRSQPPYTDYVSTRWYRAPEVLLRSSVYSSPIDIWAVGSIMAELYTLRPLFPGTSEVDEIFKICQVLGTPKKSDWPEGFQLATAMNFRFPQCVSINLKTLIPNASGEAIQLMTDMLNWDPKKRPTASRALKFPYFHVGQVLGPPPQHPDQKQLHSKLIQPTEPKPSLSKLELVSKFESAPKPEAQTSPDAPDRFQLQSLLKNNQQPLQPIQLPQNSTNQQPSKQQQLFFPAIKNSSPKQTAIGPSNGTVGLKTCRRRWGQTVLKAMDSWDDLEDAEFGISYSKKPSITTVNEKKTKETLFSVPKSPMSVQAGGENKVLKRNDSGISTTSAKQYYLKQSRYIPGAANKEGCHGTWNNSLFSKPLAPLGGLSFSRVNAGNPGFVGAAYNAPGGYIPSFHKTEVGSAGQRIQLAPLGPSATAGRAQLPGTTYNPATKGMNILTRPPPIQPVHGRTDWMAKYGGHR; encoded by the exons ATGAATCGTTATACAACCATGAAACAACTTGGTGATGGAACGTATGGCAGTGTGTTGATGGGGAAGAGCAATGAAACAGGGGAGCTTGTGGCCATCAAAAG AATGAAAAGGAAATTCTACTCTTGGGATGAATGTATGAATTTGAGAGAAGTCAAG TCACTGAAGAAACTGAATCATGCCAATGTGATAAAGCTGAAAGAAGTTATCCGAGAAAATGATCACCTTTATTTTGTGTTTGAGTATATGAAAGAAAATTTGTATCAATTAATGAAGGACAG AAACAAGTTGTTCCCAGAGTCTGTCATCAGAAACATTATGTATCAGATATTGCAAGGACTAGCTTTTATACATAAACATG GTTTTTTCCACCGGGATATGAAGCCCGAAAACCTTCTGTGTATGGGTCCAGAACTTGTTAAAATAGCTGATTTTGGACTGGCTAGAGAGCTAAGATCTCAGCCTCCATATACTGATTATGTTTCTACCAGGTG GTATCGTGCACCTGAGGTTTTGCTGAGATCTTCGGTTTATAGTTCCCCAATAGATATATGGGCGGTTGGCAGCATAATGGCTGAACTATATACATTAAGGCCCCTTTTTCCAGGAACAAGTGAAGTTGATGAAATCTTCAAAATATGCCAAGTGTTAggaaccccaaagaag AGCGATTGGCCGGAAGGGTTTCAGCTTGCAACTGCAATGAACTTCCGCTTCCCCCAGTGTGTCTCCATAAACTTAAAGACTCTCATTCCAAATGCTAGTGGTGAAGCCATCCAGCTTATGACTGATATGTTGAACTGGGATCCAAAGAAGCGACCTACAGCAAGCCGT GCACTGAAATTTCCCTACTTCCACGTTGGACAAGTTTTAGGTCCACCTCCTCAACATCCAGATCAGAAACAGCTGCATTCTAAATTAATCCAGCCAACAGAGCCAAAACCATCTCTATCCAAGCTAGAACTTGTATCAAAATTCGAATCTGCACCTAAACCAGAAGCGCAGACATCACCAGATGCCCCTGACAGATTTCAGCTGCAGTCTCTGTTGAAGAATAACCAGCAGCCCCTCCAGCCAATTCAGCTCCCGCAGAACTCAACCAACCAACAGCCATCAAAGCAGCAGCAATTGTTCTTTCCAGCCATCAAAAACTCATCACCA AAGCAAACAGCCATAGGACCTTCAAATGGTACAGTGGGCCTGAAAACTTGTCGACGACGATGGGGTCAGACTGTATTAAAGGCTATGGATAGTTGGGATGATCTTGAGGATGCAGAGTTTGGAATTTCATATTCTAAGAAGCCCAGCATTACAACAGTGAATGAAAAGAAAACAAAGGAAACTCTCTTTAG TGTTCCTAAGTCTCCCATGTCAGTCCAGGCAGGAGGAGAAAATAAAGTTTTGAAGAGAAATGACTCTGGGATATCCACTACATCAGCAAAACAATACTACCTTAAGCAGTCAAGATACATACCTG GAGCCGCCAATAAAGAAGGATGCCATGGAACCTGGAACAATTCTTTGTTTTCAAAACCACTAGCCCCTCTTGGAGGCCTGTCATTCAGCCGAGTCAATGCAG GAAACCCTGGCTTTGTGGGTGCCGCTTACAATGCCCCCGGAGGCTACATCCCTTCCTTTCACAAAACTGAAGTTGGTTCAGCTGGTCAGAGGATACAGCTAGCACCGCTTGGGCCATCAGCCACAG CTGGTCGGGCTCAGTTACCAGGAACGACTTACAACCCAGCCACAAAAGGCATGAACATCTTGACTCGGCCCCCGCCCATACAGCCAGTACATGGAAGAACAGATTGGATGGCCAAGTATGGAGGACATCGGTAG
- the MAK gene encoding serine/threonine-protein kinase MAK isoform X1, whose product MNRYTTMKQLGDGTYGSVLMGKSNETGELVAIKRMKRKFYSWDECMNLREVKSLKKLNHANVIKLKEVIRENDHLYFVFEYMKENLYQLMKDRNKLFPESVIRNIMYQILQGLAFIHKHGFFHRDMKPENLLCMGPELVKIADFGLARELRSQPPYTDYVSTRWYRAPEVLLRSSVYSSPIDIWAVGSIMAELYTLRPLFPGTSEVDEIFKICQVLGTPKKSDWPEGFQLATAMNFRFPQCVSINLKTLIPNASGEAIQLMTDMLNWDPKKRPTASRALKFPYFHVGQVLGPPPQHPDQKQLHSKLIQPTEPKPSLSKLELVSKFESAPKPEAQTSPDAPDRFQLQSLLKNNQQPLQPIQLPQNSTNQQPSKQQQLFFPAIKNSSPKQTAIGPSNGTVGLKTCRRRWGQTVLKAMDSWDDLEDAEFGISYSKKPSITTVNEKKTKETLFSVPKSPMSVQAGGENKVLKRNDSGISTTSAKQYYLKQSRYIPGVNPKNVSSGAANKEGCHGTWNNSLFSKPLAPLGGLSFSRVNAEENIIKPIEKLSCKERVNGKLEDSKGNPGFVGAAYNAPGGYIPSFHKTEVGSAGQRIQLAPLGPSATAGRAQLPGTTYNPATKGMNILTRPPPIQPVHGRTDWMAKYGGHR is encoded by the exons ATGAATCGTTATACAACCATGAAACAACTTGGTGATGGAACGTATGGCAGTGTGTTGATGGGGAAGAGCAATGAAACAGGGGAGCTTGTGGCCATCAAAAG AATGAAAAGGAAATTCTACTCTTGGGATGAATGTATGAATTTGAGAGAAGTCAAG TCACTGAAGAAACTGAATCATGCCAATGTGATAAAGCTGAAAGAAGTTATCCGAGAAAATGATCACCTTTATTTTGTGTTTGAGTATATGAAAGAAAATTTGTATCAATTAATGAAGGACAG AAACAAGTTGTTCCCAGAGTCTGTCATCAGAAACATTATGTATCAGATATTGCAAGGACTAGCTTTTATACATAAACATG GTTTTTTCCACCGGGATATGAAGCCCGAAAACCTTCTGTGTATGGGTCCAGAACTTGTTAAAATAGCTGATTTTGGACTGGCTAGAGAGCTAAGATCTCAGCCTCCATATACTGATTATGTTTCTACCAGGTG GTATCGTGCACCTGAGGTTTTGCTGAGATCTTCGGTTTATAGTTCCCCAATAGATATATGGGCGGTTGGCAGCATAATGGCTGAACTATATACATTAAGGCCCCTTTTTCCAGGAACAAGTGAAGTTGATGAAATCTTCAAAATATGCCAAGTGTTAggaaccccaaagaag AGCGATTGGCCGGAAGGGTTTCAGCTTGCAACTGCAATGAACTTCCGCTTCCCCCAGTGTGTCTCCATAAACTTAAAGACTCTCATTCCAAATGCTAGTGGTGAAGCCATCCAGCTTATGACTGATATGTTGAACTGGGATCCAAAGAAGCGACCTACAGCAAGCCGT GCACTGAAATTTCCCTACTTCCACGTTGGACAAGTTTTAGGTCCACCTCCTCAACATCCAGATCAGAAACAGCTGCATTCTAAATTAATCCAGCCAACAGAGCCAAAACCATCTCTATCCAAGCTAGAACTTGTATCAAAATTCGAATCTGCACCTAAACCAGAAGCGCAGACATCACCAGATGCCCCTGACAGATTTCAGCTGCAGTCTCTGTTGAAGAATAACCAGCAGCCCCTCCAGCCAATTCAGCTCCCGCAGAACTCAACCAACCAACAGCCATCAAAGCAGCAGCAATTGTTCTTTCCAGCCATCAAAAACTCATCACCA AAGCAAACAGCCATAGGACCTTCAAATGGTACAGTGGGCCTGAAAACTTGTCGACGACGATGGGGTCAGACTGTATTAAAGGCTATGGATAGTTGGGATGATCTTGAGGATGCAGAGTTTGGAATTTCATATTCTAAGAAGCCCAGCATTACAACAGTGAATGAAAAGAAAACAAAGGAAACTCTCTTTAG TGTTCCTAAGTCTCCCATGTCAGTCCAGGCAGGAGGAGAAAATAAAGTTTTGAAGAGAAATGACTCTGGGATATCCACTACATCAGCAAAACAATACTACCTTAAGCAGTCAAGATACATACCTG GTGTAAACCCTAAGAATGTCTCCTCAGGAGCCGCCAATAAAGAAGGATGCCATGGAACCTGGAACAATTCTTTGTTTTCAAAACCACTAGCCCCTCTTGGAGGCCTGTCATTCAGCCGAGTCAATGCAG AAGAAAACATAATTAAACCAATTGAAAAGCTGTCATGCAAAGAAAGAGTGAATGGAAAATTAGAGGACTCAAAAG GAAACCCTGGCTTTGTGGGTGCCGCTTACAATGCCCCCGGAGGCTACATCCCTTCCTTTCACAAAACTGAAGTTGGTTCAGCTGGTCAGAGGATACAGCTAGCACCGCTTGGGCCATCAGCCACAG CTGGTCGGGCTCAGTTACCAGGAACGACTTACAACCCAGCCACAAAAGGCATGAACATCTTGACTCGGCCCCCGCCCATACAGCCAGTACATGGAAGAACAGATTGGATGGCCAAGTATGGAGGACATCGGTAG